The genomic DNA TGGTTAGTTTGTCGCTGATGGCATCTTCAAAGCTGAACTGAATGAGTTTCTCACTCGGGAGCTCGCTGAAGATGGCTACTCTGGGGTTGAGGTCCGAGTTACACCAACCAGGACAGAAATCATTATCCTGGCCACCAGGTGAGATCTCATTTTCCTGGTTAGCACCTGTTACTTGTTGTATATGCTAGGTTGGTGTATTCTGTAAACTTCCAGGGAGAACCAGTGAATTGGCCTTATTAGCAAACGTaagtggtttgtttttgtttttaagatttttattcatttgactgaGAGTGCACAAGCGGAGGATGGGAGGGGGTGttgaggggctgagggaggagcagggagcccgttgccgggcttgatcccagggccctgggatcttgacctgagtgacctgagccaaaggcagacacttaccaactgagccaacgtGGCACCCCACAAATGTGTATTTTCGTAACTGCCTTTTAAATCTGATTCTAGCTCTTGTCAtccaaaatttgtattttctatgttAGACGGGTGAGACTTCATTAccacatatatgtaaaatttaaagcCATGTTTGCAGTTTTGTGAGAGCtattgtgtattttcattttctcaggaCACAGAATGTTCTTGGTGAAAAGGGCCGGAGGATCCGGGAATTGACTGCTGTGGTTCAGAAGAGGTTTGGTTTTCCTGAGGGCAGTGTAGAGGTGAGTGATTTTGCCTTTTGCCAGAGATTACCGTGGACCTGGAAATGGTTATTTAGGGTGGTTACTTTTATAAACCCTTACTGTCATGAAGACCTTAGTTATCACCAAGTATTACATATGAATTGGTGTTTTGTTGAAGTTGTCTTAATAAGTAGCAGGCTTTATTTTATAGGCCTTTTCTGCTCATTTCTGGTGGTTAAGGGACTTTTTTTTACTCTCAACTTAAGTATGGTAATAATATGTATGATGGATTGGCTATCCCATCACTTGATGTAGCTGTAGAAGTATCTAGGGATGAGAGGGCAATAAGGAAAGATTCAGACTATGTCACAGCGTAGGCTACCTATGAGTAGTAGGAGTGTTTTAGTACTTGAGGGATGCCACAGTGACCACATGCTTGTATGGTGaatgaggtttgtttttttttttttctttaattgaaaacaatggggaaagttaacaGGTTTAAGGGTGTGCCTTGATTTCTTCTTAAAGCTCTATGCCGAAAAGGTGGCCACAAGAGGTCTATGTGCTATTGCCCAGGCAGAGTCACTGCGTTACAAACTCCTAGGAGGCCTTGCTGTGCGGAGGTAAGTGtcctgagactttttttttcaagattttatttatttattcatgagttatacacagagaggcagggagatagagggagaagcaggctcctcacagggagcctgatgcgggactcaatccctggaccaggatcacaccctgagccaaaggcagacactcaactactgagccacccaggcatccctgaaagatTATGTTTTAAAGAGTGGTCAGTGCTATAAAGGGAGTACACTTCTTGGTGCTTAAGTAATAGAACAAAAACAACTCCAGGGAGAGGAGGTCAGGGTTCCTGTTGAAGTTAGCTCCATGAAGTGTGGAGATTATAAAGACATAAGACATAGTCCTGATGGGAGAGAGCTAATCTGAGCAGTATGTAGGTATGATGTGAGGAGTGGATTATAGAGTGTATGAGGTAGCTAGATTGGCCCTGGAGCCCGGCCTTCTGATGAGGTTTCAGTAGGAGTTCTTTGTGTACTTTCACTGTTGTAATTGGAATGCTTTTCCTGGGTGTATGAAATTTAGGTGGTACTTCCTGCAGAGCCCTGGGAGGTTTTCTCAGCAGAAGAAATTAAGAGCTGTGCTTTAGGAACATTGACCTGGTGAGGAGATGGATGGCAGGAAAGGTGTTATAGGTAGGGACATACAAGAAAGACTGCCTGGCTGGTTTGAATGCCAGCTACACAACTTAGAACTGTGGTCCTCAAAAGCTTAATCCTTGGGCTATGATCACTGATATCCTTGGAGGAATTGTTAGAAAAATTCTCAGTCTCCACCTGCTGAAGTGAAAAGGAGTGTGGACCAGCAACCCTTTTTATACCCACTGACTTGGAAGTTCTGAGACCTGAGCCACTTAACATTTGACCCTTGGATTTCCTGTTTGTAAATGGGGGTCATTAATATCCACCTCTCCTTTTAGTggtgattaaatgagatgatgcgaAGGGGCTTGAACCTAGAGTGGTGGGTCCTGCTTTACTTTCCCTGTTGAAGGTGGCAGCTAGCTCTCCTAATTAGTATGTCCTAGGGTGTATAGTAATAAATGAGTTGGTGGGGGGCATATTTTACGGCTTATTGTCAATTTTATAGTTCTAGAAGTATCTTTTCCAGCACTCTATTCAGGGCAGCTAGGAGTCTACATTAGTAGCTTGGATTCCTAATAAATGTGAATTCTGGAGATTGAGTAATATTTAGTAAACCATAAAGGGGCCACTCAGTGACTGGGTTCTTACTGATTGTTTACCAACTCATTGTGAAATGCTGCATTTGCAGAGATGGACTGAATGACCTATGCTTGAGTTATACCACCCCCACCATTTAATTGccagtttaggggtgcctgggtggctgagttggttaagcgtccaactcttggttttggctcaggatgtgatctcagagttgttagATTGAACCATGGTCAGCTCTCAATCTGTATTgagtgtggaggctgcttaagatctCCCCTCCCTCCATTTGCATGTGTCCTCtatcccaaatgaaaaaaaaaaagagtaaattcttGAGTCTGTAATTGCCAGTTTAATTGACCTGGTGTGAGGCCTGGACTTCACAGGTGTTGTTCTAGTTTAATCTTGAGGTGATTGTAATGTACACCCAATGCTGTGAAGCATTTGGGTTAGAAGGAACTGGAATATATGTTCCTTAAAGAATTACCTTAAGATGAGGTGTGATAGGAATGGAGAATTGCCAGGCTCTGGTCAAATTTATTCTCCATTAAAGGAACACTGAAGATATTGTAGACTAGTAAgtctatggttttgtttttattttttaagaatgacAGGGTggttaggaatgcctgggtgtctcagcagttgagccatctgcctttagctaaggtgtgatcctggggtcccaggatcgagtcccactcatgggcttcctgcatggagcctgcttctccctctgcctgtgtctctgcctctctctctctttttctgtgtctcctgtgaataaataaataaaatcttaaaaaaagagaatgggaggtgggatggggatAGGGTAGGCTTGAATAGTCTTGTCTTTGGTTATAACAGGTGGATGTTTCTTATTCTCCCAAAGGGCCTGCTATGGTGTGCTGCGGTTCATCATGGAGAGTGGGGCCAAAGGCTGTGAGGTCGTGGTGTCTGGGAAACTCCGAGGACAGAGGGCTAAATCCATGAAGTTTGTGGATGGCCTGATGATTCACAGTGGAGACCCTGTTAACTACTACGTTGACACCGCTGTGCGTCATGTGCTGCTCAGACAGGGTGAGCAGCTGGGAGTGCTTGAGGCA from Canis aureus isolate CA01 chromosome 23, VMU_Caureus_v.1.0, whole genome shotgun sequence includes the following:
- the RPS3 gene encoding small ribosomal subunit protein uS3, producing MAVQISKKRKFVADGIFKAELNEFLTRELAEDGYSGVEVRVTPTRTEIIILATRTQNVLGEKGRRIRELTAVVQKRFGFPEGSVELYAEKVATRGLCAIAQAESLRYKLLGGLAVRRACYGVLRFIMESGAKGCEVVVSGKLRGQRAKSMKFVDGLMIHSGDPVNYYVDTAVRHVLLRQGVLGIKVKIMLPWDPSGKIGPKKPLPDHVSIVEPKDEILPTTPISEQKGGKPEPPAMPQPVPTA